Proteins encoded together in one Triticum dicoccoides isolate Atlit2015 ecotype Zavitan chromosome 7B, WEW_v2.0, whole genome shotgun sequence window:
- the LOC119339149 gene encoding uncharacterized protein LOC119339149: MEGTPVVTQTPMSQDTPTSPRRPPTATPSGTGASGQSPPSLSPHVSVVAGGRAGKVLDEMPPDTPGLVVAAPEPQRRSWADVPLDILGIVAGRLPCVEDRARMRSVCAAWRAAARLHRPPPPPLPLLVHADFAFSSFSPDGATTGTRRVPLPVGVAADDVRCVGSFEGWLAGVRPNKGRYFGDAECFLMNPFSRDVLRLPPPSASSHFVDAYSRSLPIIGGSGVLECTINAAQYVMSFCKVILSSSPDSGSKCIVAAFSVHRNGAKLALWRPGMTSWCVCLGGCISKFSDITFYQGKIYVLSELTTNLFVVETADDDDSGLMVSRVERCVAERPEIKGSYTQRWNLVEWHGKLLLIARHLGGGEGWHDICKVGVYMVDLSTKPLQFTEINTLDGDCIFISPCSSKSFDASEYDGVEGNVIYFIDGYLCHAKNGPPFDKFMYNLSDGTFAPFAADLSECNFQAPDGKPMSQTWLFPSE; the protein is encoded by the coding sequence ATGGAAGGAACTCCGGTCGTGACACAAACTCCAATGTCGCAAGACACGCCGACCTCCCCAAGGCGACCACCGACGGCCACACCATCCGGCACAGGGGCCTCAGGCCAGagccctccctccctgtctccacaCGTTTCCGTCGTCGCTGGCGGCCgtgcaggcaaggtgctcgacgaaatgcctccTGACACGCCAGGGCTCGTCGTCGCAGCTCCCGAGCCGCAGCGGCGGTCTTGGGCGGACGTCCCGCTGGACATCCTCGGGAtcgtggccggccgcctcccctgcGTCGAGGACCGCGCCAGGATGCGCTCCGTCTGCGCCGCCTGGCGCGCGGCGGCGCGcctccaccgcccgccgccgccgccgctccccctGCTCGTCCACGCGGACTTCGCCTTCTCCAGCTTCTCCCCCGACGGGGCCACGACGGGCACGCGTCGCGTCCCGCTGCCCGTGGGAGTGGCGGCCGACGACGTCCGGTGCGTGGGCTCGTTCGAGGGGTGGCTCGCCGGCGTGCGGCCGAACAAAGGTCGCTACTTTGGCGATGCTGAGTGCTTCCTGATGAACCCTTTCTCCCGGGACGTGCTCCGTCTCCCGCCTCCCTCCGCGTCCTCTCATTTCGTCGACGCCTACAGTAGATCCCTCCCCATCATCGGCGGCTCTGGTGTGCTTGAGTGCACAATCAACGCCGCTCAGTACGTGATGTCGTTCTGCAAGGTGATCTTGTCCTCCTCGCCTGATTCTGGGTCCAAATGCATTGTGGCTGCCTTCTCTGTGCATAGGAACGGAGCCAAGCTCGCTCTCTGGCGGCCCGGGATGACGTCGTGGTGCGTGTGCCTTGGTGGCTGCATCAGCAAGTTCAGTGACATTACCTTCTACCAGGGCAAGATTTATGTGCTCAGCGAGCTCACCACAAACCTCTTTGTCGTTGAGACAGCAGATGACGACGACTCTGGGCTGATGGTTTCTCGTGTCGAGCGTTGCGTGGCCGAGCGGCCTGAGATCAAGGGTAGCTACACACAGAGGTGGAACTTGGTAGAATGGCATGGAAAATTGTTGCTCATCGCCAGACACTTAGGTGGCGGTGAAGGCTGGCACGATATTTGCAAGGTTGGAGTATATATGGTGGATTTAAGCACTAAACCTCTTCAATTCACTGAGATTAACACCTTGGATGGCGACTGTATCTTCATCAGCCCGTGCAGCAGCAAATCGTTTGATGCGTCGGAGTATGACGGGGTGGAAGGCAATGTTATCTACTTCATCGATGGCTATCTCTGCCATGCTAAAAATGGTCCCCCGTTTGATAAGTTCATGTACAACTTGAGCGATGGTACATTTGCGCCATTTGCTGCAGATTTATCAGAGTGCAACTTTCAGGCACCAGATGGCAAGCCGATGAGTCAAACGTGGTTGTTTCCTTCTGAATGA
- the LOC119335785 gene encoding subtilisin-like protease SBT3.9 has product MDSRTAFCGALLLLVTLLPLSASASSKLYIVYMGEKKHDDPSMVTASHHDMLTSVFGSKDEALRSIVYSYKHGFSGFAAMLTESQAEAIAKFPEVATVEPNIFHETHTTRSWDFLGLDHNQPAQQPGLLRKAKYGEDVIVGVIDTGIWPESRSFDDNGYGPVPARWKGKCETGEEFNATSCNKKIIGARWYGRGISTELLKGDYKSARDNNGHGTHVASTIAGGEVQGVSYGGLGMGTARGGAPRARLSIYKACWVGGSCSGAAVLAAVDDAIHDGVDVLSLSIGGAGQQFPGTLHAVQRGISVVFSGGNDGPVPQTVGNALPWVTTVAASTIDRSFPTLISLGNKEKLVGQSLNYNAAMNNSGFQDLVHVQSCDTESLSLSNVTGKTVLCYAPAQAAITPPRAELHSLINRTIEAGAKGLIFAQYTVNLLEILTSCEGFMSCALVDFEIAQRIASYSKMTESPVVKISPAVSVVGNGVLSPYVASFSSRGPSLAFPRILKPDIAAPGVGILAAERDSYVFHSGTSMACPHVSAVTALLKSVHPNWSPAMIKSAIVTTASVTDQFGMPIQANGVPRKLADPFDFGGGHMDPDRAVDPGLVYDLDAREYNKFLNCTQGLSDGCKSYNLNLNLPSITVPDLKGHVILRRTVTNVGPAEATYHLVVEAPAGIDVSVEPSVISFTQGNSRSATFMVTFTTRQRVQGGYTFGSLTWSDGSTRSVRIPVAVRTVIQDFVADTS; this is encoded by the exons ATGGATTCCAGAACAGCATTCTGCGGCGCTTTGCTACTGCTCGTGACACTGCTGCCTCTTTCAGCTAGCGCGTCGAGCAAA CTCTACATCGTGTATATGGGGGAGAAGAAGCACGATGACCCGTCCATGGTCACCGCGTCTCACCATGACATGCTAACCTCTGTTTTTGGGAG CAAGGATGAAGCCTTGAGGTCGATAGTTTACAGTTACAAGCATGGATTTTCTGGTTTCGCAGCGATGCTCACTGAGTCTCAGGCTGAGGCAATTGCAA AATTCCCTGAAGTTGCCACTGTGGAGCCTAACATTTTTCACGAAACACACACAACTCGGAGTTGGGACTTTCTTGGCCTTGACCATAACCAACCAGCACAACAGCCGGGACTACTCAGAAAAGCAAAGTACGGTGAAGATGTCATCGTGGGTGTGATCGATACAG GCATATGGCCTGAATCACGAAGCTTTGACGACAACGGTTATGGCCCTGTGCCGGCACGGTGGAAAGGGAAATGCGAGACTGGCGAGGAGTTCAACGCCACAAGTTGCAACAAAAAGATCATTGGTGCACGGTGGTATGGCAGAGGCATCAGCACTGAGTTGCTAAAGGGCGACTACAAATCGGCTCGGGACAACAACGGCCATGGCACGCACGTCGCCTCAACTATCGCCGGCGGGGAAGTGCAGGGCGTGAGCTATGGAGGACTGGGCATGGGCACGGCACGAGGCGGGGCACCACGTGCGCGGCTTAGTATCTACAAGGCGTGCTGGGTGGGCGGGAGTTGCTCTGGTGCGGCTGTCCTTGCGGCTGTTGATGATGCCATACACGACGGTGTGGACGTCTTGTCGCTCTCGATTGGAGGGGCTGGTCAGCAGTTCCCTGGGACGCTCCATGCTGTGCAAAGAGGGATCTCTGTTGTGTTCAGTGGAGGGAACGATGGACCTGTGCCGCAAACTGTGGGTAATGCCCTGCCGTGGGTTACGACGGTGGCCGCTAGCACGATTGACCGGTCTTTCCCGACCTTGATATCGCTGGGAAACAAAGAAAAGCTCGTG GGGCAATCTCTAAACTACAACGCAGCTATGAACAACAGCGGCTTTCAGGACCTTGTTCATGTGCAGAG CTGCGACACAGAATCACTATCATTGAGCAATGTCACTGGCAAAACCGTCCTCTGTTATGCACCAGCGCAGGCGGCCATCACGCCACCCAGGGCAGAACTTCATTCTCTCATCAATCGTACTATCGAGGCCGGCGCAAAGGGCCTCATCTTCGCACAATACACTGTCAACCTTCTCGAAATCCTGACCAGCTGCGAGGGATTTATGTCTTGTGCACTGGTGGATTTCGAGATCGCACAAAGAATCGCCTCCTACTCAAAAATGACTGA GAGTCCGGTGGTGAAGATATCGCCAGCTGTAAGCGTTGTTGGAAATGGGGTGTTGTCACCGTATGTCGCCTCATTCTCGTCAAGAGGCCCGAGCCTTGCTTTCCCTCGCATACTCAAG CCCGACATTGCTGCACCTGGCGTCGGCATCTTGGCAGCGGAGCGTGACTCCTACGTGTTCCATTCTGGGACATCCATGGCATGCCCACATGTCTCTGCGGTGACGGCGTTGCTCAAGTCAGTTCACCCTAACTGGTCACCTGCCATGATCAAGTctgccattgtcaccacgg CATCTGTGACCGATCAGTTTGGTATGCCGATCCAAGCAAACGGAGTCCCAAGGAAACTAGCCGACCCTTTCGACTTTGGCGGTGGCCATATGGACCCTGACAGAGCTGTTGACCCTGGCCTGGTTTATGACCTTGACGCAAGGGAGTACAACAAGTTCTTGAACTGCACCCAAGGATTATCAGACGGTTGCAAGTCCTACAATCTTAACCTCAACCTCCCGTCAATCACTGTGCCAGACCTTAAGGGCCATGTCATTCTTAGGCGCACTGTGACTAACGTTGGGCCAGCAGAAGCAACATATCATTTAGTGGTTGAAGCTCCAGCGGGGATAGATGTGTCGGTGGAACCATCTGTGATCAGTTTCACCCAAGGCAACAGTAGAAGCGCGACATTTATGGTGACATTCACAACAAGGCAGAGAGTGCAAGGAGGATACACTTTTGGGAGCTTGACATGGTCAGACGGAAGTACCCGCTCAGTGAGAATTCCTGTTGCGGTACGAACTGTGATACAAGACTTTGTTGCGGACACGTCCTAA